One Senegalimassilia faecalis genomic window, AAGAGCTCTACCAGCCAAAGACCGCCCATGCGTACCCGACAGCCGTCTGGGATTTTTATGTTCTGCTCGAATGGGGACGTATCGGAGCTGATCTGCCGCTCGTGTTCTTCGCAACTTAATACGTCATTGGCCCTTTTCCAGATTGCGTTGCTGACGGGTTTGGGTAGGATTTTCTTTCTCCATGAGCTCCCTAGCCAGAACAGGACCTTTTTCTGAGCATGGAGTCTACGACTGCGCATCATTCTCGATCCATTCCTTTTCTGCATACTCAGCTTTATGATAAAGACGTTCATGAGTGCGTCTCGTTTTCGGCCGGGTGCTGGTGATGGTGCCGTGCTTGCTTGGTCGAAAACGCTTCGAGCGGATTTAGCTACTCCGAAGAACTTCGGAGTAGCTACGAAGAACTTCGGAGTAGCTACGAAGCAGGATGGTCGTCACTTGGAATGCGGTAAAACTGCTTTGGGTCGCGGGCGCTCTTGCCCACCCATTCGAGCAGGCCCCGCTCGGCGAGCCTCTTCAGAGCCGCCGACGAGGCGCGCTTGGTAATCTGCGCACCCTCGGCCAGGACGCTCGTCGACACCGACCCGTTGGCGGCAGCGAGCTCCATGGCCTTGCGTTCGCTTTTTCCCAGGCTGTCAAGCATTGTGCCCCACGAGCCATCGTTAGTGGCGCATGCTGTTTTACCTTCGGAGTTATGGTCATCCCCCGCAACCGTGACCTGCGATCCGGGGCGCCCGAAGACGACGACGGTGCTGTTGACGGTCTGCTCGAAGCGGAACCTCACGCCGGCGGCCTTGCAGGCCTCCTTGATGCGCGGTATGCCCGTGCCGTACTGCTCGATGACGCCGGCGCGGAACAGGGTGCGCGCGATGGCGGGGTTGCGCAGGCCGAACTCGCTGGCGATGCCCGCAAGGTGCCTCTCCGGCGAGTCTCCCTCGGGAAACAGGCCTGGGCTCACGATCTGGACGGTGTCCATGAACACGTTCACCTCGACGGCCGTGCCGGTCGTGTAGTCGCGGTGGCACAGCGCGTTGGCCACCGCCTCTCGAATGGCCTCGGCTGGGATTTCGGGGATCTCCTTGCGGTACATGCCCGTCTCGCCGATGACGAACTCGCGCCTGATGTTCGACGTCACGAAGTACTCGGCGAAGTCGAGCAGCTTGAGCATGGTGCCGCACTCGCGGCGCAAATCGAGGATCTTGGCCTTGGTGTTGCCGCCCAGAAGCCCCAGCTTCATCCTGGGGTAGGTGTCGGACCCCTCGCAGAACAGCTCCACCGCGGCGTTTCTGAGGCTGCCGTCGGGCGCGACGAGGTCGAGCTTGGCCAAGGCGTCCTCCACGCCGGCGAACCCGCCTCCGACGCGCCCGGCCCTGCCGCCGCGCTCGACGAAGTCGCGCACCGCCCGCTCGTCGGCGTCGGAGACGGGCCTGCCGGACGGCTGCGAGTCCCACGGGCTGCGGGCGCGCTCGCGCTTTATGACCATGGCGCTCAGCTCCGAGGCCGACAGCGCTTTGTTCGAAGTCCCCACGCGGGTGAAATAGCGCCCGTCTGCTGAGTAGGGGGCGTCGGCGCCCGAGAAGGCAACTTTGATGTAGCGCAGCTCGTCATCGGCGTCGAGGCGCTCGACTGTCGGGAACACCGCGGGCTCGATCTTGTCGGACACCCACGACGTCACCTGGCGCAGCGTTGCGTCGCTGACATCCTGGCCGATGACATTGCCGTCGTCCTTCACGCCGAAGTAGAGCTCGCCGCGGCCGTGCTTGTTCAGCATGGCGCTGATGGCTTGCAGTGCCTCTTTATGCTCGCCAGTGGACTTCTTGAACTCGACGGTCTCGCTCTCGCTGCCTAGGTTCATTCGGGCTGCCTTCCTATTTCGCGTTCGATGATTCGAATTATACCTTGCCGGGCTTGGGGCCTCGACGTTGCGGCGCCGTCTGTTGCCGC contains:
- a CDS encoding RNA-binding domain-containing protein; this translates as MNLGSESETVEFKKSTGEHKEALQAISAMLNKHGRGELYFGVKDDGNVIGQDVSDATLRQVTSWVSDKIEPAVFPTVERLDADDELRYIKVAFSGADAPYSADGRYFTRVGTSNKALSASELSAMVIKRERARSPWDSQPSGRPVSDADERAVRDFVERGGRAGRVGGGFAGVEDALAKLDLVAPDGSLRNAAVELFCEGSDTYPRMKLGLLGGNTKAKILDLRRECGTMLKLLDFAEYFVTSNIRREFVIGETGMYRKEIPEIPAEAIREAVANALCHRDYTTGTAVEVNVFMDTVQIVSPGLFPEGDSPERHLAGIASEFGLRNPAIARTLFRAGVIEQYGTGIPRIKEACKAAGVRFRFEQTVNSTVVVFGRPGSQVTVAGDDHNSEGKTACATNDGSWGTMLDSLGKSERKAMELAAANGSVSTSVLAEGAQITKRASSAALKRLAERGLLEWVGKSARDPKQFYRIPSDDHPAS